One segment of Alnus glutinosa chromosome 2, dhAlnGlut1.1, whole genome shotgun sequence DNA contains the following:
- the LOC133860197 gene encoding ERBB-3 BINDING PROTEIN 1-like: protein MDTIQSTSMMRKFGFFLLLESILIPKDSDNACLSSSEIGCCASRVLTGTEDCILLVHLMDMKATAEILCMQCLKIQPVGPNKDVTDAIQKVAAAYDCKIVEGVLRHQLKQFVIDGNKVVLSVSDPETRVEDAEFEENEVYAVDIVTSTSEGKFMWSFSTSGLLEDKRGRLGLVECVLHEKLGDNVAHIKFTVLLMPNGSDRVTSHPLQELQPTKTIDQPEIKAWFR from the exons ATGGACACTATACAGAGCACTTCCATGATGAGGAAGTTCGG gttcttccttttgcttgaaAGCATTTTAATCCCAAAAGACAGTGATAATGCTTGTTTGTCTTCAAGTGAAATTGGTTGTTGTGCTTCAAGGGTACTGACTGGAACTGAAGATTGT ATTCTGCTAGTACATTTAATGGATAT GAAAGCTACGGCTGAAATATTGTGTATGCAGTGCTTGAAAATTCAGCCTGTTGGGCCA AACAAAGATGTAACTGATGCAATTCAGAAGGTTGCTGCTGCTTATGACTGCAAAATTGTTGAAGGTGTTCTTCGCCATCAGCTGAAGCAGTTTGTGATAGATGGTAACAAGGTTGTATTGAGTGTATCTGATCCAGAAACAAGAGTTGAAGATGCAGAATTTGAGGAGAATGAAGTTTATGCTGTTGATATTGTAACAAGCACAAGTGAAGGCAAG TTCATGTGGAGTTTCTCTACATCAGGACTCTTGGAGGACAAGAGGGGTCGGCTGGGTTTGGTGGAATGTGTTCTTCATGAGAAGCTGG GTGATAATGTTGCTCACATCAAATTCACAGTTTTGCTAATGCCAAATGGTTCAGATAGAGTCACATCTCATCCTCTGCAGGAGCTGCAGCCCACAAAGACGATAGATCAACCTGAAATCAAGGCCTGGTTTAGATAG
- the LOC133860712 gene encoding putative disease resistance protein RGA1 encodes MAESVLFDTAATIIKNSASLALQEIGLLCDFKDELKKLGKTVSTIQAVLLDAEEQQAHNRAVKDWLGKLKDVMYEADDLLDDYSTELLRRQVMAGDNKAKQARIFFSKSNQLVYGLKMGHRIKVVRAKLNEIAEDKKSFSFTEHTQLEHRRREDTHSFVPDEEVIGREDEKKVVKALLFDSNVKENVSIIPIVGIGGQGKTALAQYVYNDEEVQRHFDLRLWTCVSDPFDIKTIVQKLIESATKDKPKSLEIDPLQSLFRETIDGKRYLLVLDDVWNANSNKWSDLKNLLVGGLKGSKVLITTRNEKVADITRTTSPYFLEGLSESSSWDLFKKIAFKDVEEPKNPRLVEIGKEIVKKCARVPLAIRSIGSLLHFKNSEAEWLKFQTNKLYEITQQDNDILPILKLSYDHLPPHLKQCFVFCSLFPKDYEIKVKVLIQLWTAQCFIHSSDRTICLEDVGHEYFMNLLWRSFFQDIKRNKYGDIESCKMHDLIHDLAQSVAGDECLISNPDAVKVVERTRHVTFDSLNSLWDIPAPLVEADRLRTLLLQPPGKGFLLPVLEGNKRVYDTLVSSFKCLRALNLSHSNIQEVPNSIGKLKHLRYLDLSWNSNIKLLPASITKLQNLQTLILEFCGGLKELPEDTRNLISLRHLVLDGCRSLTHMPHGLGKLTALQTLSYYILGKKESSVPKQKWGLGDLDGLDELRGSLCIMGLKHLRSSPLEARAANLERKQYLRILELKWHYYFDADYDDNNDDSDDKAIVNDEQLLQNLRPHLNLKELMIKGYAGVRFSDWASSLSNLVKISISCCKWCQHIPPLDRFPFLEVLSLHNLSSLEYISNDASEGSSSSLLSLSLVALPKLRGWWRMREAVTTEHEQNYNLPLFPSFPTLSSLFIQGCPIRSIMADVAPGSQTTPSPSSLFSTLSKLKYLSLSFLVELEYLPEEWLQNLTSLKLLSISYCFELQISMSPLFQHLAALEYMKIDKCKELISNEDEEGAQCLGPTILRHLQIKEVTNLVSLPKALRHATALQLLNIEKCPSLESLPEWIADLTSLQRLQIYKCDNLISLPEGMHCLTSLRHLTIARCPRLEERCKEEIGEDWPKIAHIPNFSNKWEPIFFRF; translated from the exons ATGGCGGAGTCAGTTCTCTTCGACACTGCTGCCACTATTATTAAGAATTCGGCCTCTCTTGCTCTTCAAGAGATTGGACTACTCTGTGATTTCAAAGATGAGCTTAAAAAGCTCGGGAAAACGGTTTCCACCATCCAAGCTGTGCTTCTGGATGCGGAGGAGCAACAGGCCCACAACCGTGCGGTCAAAGATTGGCTGGGGAAGCTCAAGGATGTCATGTACGAAGCCGACGACTTGCTGGATGACTACTCCACTGAACTTCTACGGCGACAAGTCATGGCAGGGGATAACAAGGCAAAACAG GCACGCATATTCTTTTCCAAATCGAACCAACTTGTTTATGGCCTTAAAATGGGTCATAGGATCAAGGTAGTTAGAGCAAAACTGAATGAAATAGCAGAAGATAAGAAGAGCTTTAGCTTTACGGAGCACACACAGCTTGAGCATAGGAGGAGAGAAGATACACACTCTTTTGTACCTGACGAAGAAGTCATTGGGAGAGAGGATGAAAAGAAGGTTGTTAAAGCGTTGTTATTCGATTCCAATGTGAAAGAGAATGTTTCCATCATTCCTATAGTTGGGATTGGTGGACAAGGAAAGACTGCGCTTGCTCAGTATGTGTACAATGACGAGGAGGTCCAAAGACATTTTGATCTGAGGTTGTGGACATGCGTCTCTGATCCTTTTGACATAAAAACTATTGTTCAAAAGCTCATAGAATCTGCAACTAAGGACAAACCTAAAAGTCTTGAGATAGATCCGTTGCAAAGTTTGTTTCGAGAAACAATTGATGGGAAGCGATACTTACTTGTTTTAGACGATGTATGGAATGCGAATTCTAATAAATGGTCCGACTTGAAAAATCTATTGGTGGGTGGCCTGAAGGGAAGCAAAGTTTTGATTACCACACGGAATGAAAAAGTTGCAGACATTACACGCACAACTTCACCGTATTTTTTGGAAGGTCTATCTGAAAGTAGTTCTTGGGatttattcaagaaaatagCATTTAAAGATGTGGAAGAGCCAAAGAATCCAAGGTTAGTAGAAATTGGAAAGGAGATCGTAAAAAAGTGTGCACGAGTTCCTCTTGCTATAAGGAGCATAGGGAGTCTATTACATTTCAAAAATTCGGAGGCTGAATGGTTGAAGTTTCAAACCAATAAACTTTACGAAATAACTCAACAAGATAATGATATTTTACCAATACTTAAGTTGAGTTATGATCATCTCCCGCCACACTTGAAgcaatgttttgttttttgttcgtTGTTTCCAAAAGATTATGAAATTAAAGTGAAAGTGTTGATTCAGTTATGGACAGCACAATGCTTTATTCATTCGTCAGATAGAACGATATGTCTTGAAGATGTTGGTCATGAGTATTTTATGAATTTGCTTTGGAGGTCGTTTTTCCAAgacataaaaagaaataaatatggagATATAGAAAGTTGCAAAATGCATGACCTTATACATGATCTTGCACAATCTGTAGCAGGGGATGAGTGCTTAATTTCAAATCCAGATGCAGTAAAAGTAGTTGAAAGAACTCGCCACGTGACATTCGATTCATTAAATTCATTATGGGATATTCCAGCTCCCTTGGTTGAGGCAGACAGACTGAGAACCcttcttctgcaacctcctGGAAAAGGATTCCTTTTGCCGGTACTTGAGGGGAATAAGCGAGTCTATGATACACTTGTTTCAAGTTTTAAATGCTTGCGTGCTTTGAATTTGAGTCACTCGAATATTCAAGAAGTGCCGAATTCCATTGGCAAGTTAAAGCATCTAAGATATCTTGATCTTTCTTGGAATAGTAATATCAAACTACTCCCCGCTTCTATAACTAAATTGCAGAATTTGCAAACACTAATACTCGAGTTTTGTGGTGGGCTTAAGGAATTGCCGGAAGACACTAGAAACTTGATCAGCCTTAGGCATCTTGTGCTTGATGGGTGTAGGAGCTTGACTCATATGCCGCATGGACTGGGAAAGTTGACTGCTCTCCAAACACTGTCGTATTACATTTTAGGGAAGAAGGAAAGTTCTGTTCCAAAGCAAAAGTGGGGGCTAGGCGATCTGGATGGTTTAGATGAGTTGAGAGGAAGCTTATGTATTATGGGTTTAAAGCACTTGAGATCTTCTCCATTGGAAGCCAGGGCTGCAAACTTGGAGAGGAAACAATACCTTCGAATATTGGAATTAAAGTGGCACTATTATTTTGACGCTGATTATGATGATAATAATGATGATAGTGATGATAAGGCAATTGTAAATGATGAACAACTGTTGCAAAACCTTCGGCCACAcctaaatttgaaagaattaatGATAAAAGGGTATGCAGGCGTGAGGTTTTCCGACTGGGCGTCCTCGCTCTCGAATTTGGTTAAAATTAGCATAAGCTGTTGTAAATGGTGCCAACATATCCCACCATTGGACCGATTCCCTTTTCTCGAGGTTCTTTCTCTTCATAACTTGAGTTCGCTGGAGTACATAAGCAATGATGCCAGTGAAGGGTCATCTTCTTCCCTCCTAAGTCTCTCGCTTGTGGCATTGCCTAAGCTGAGGGGATGGTGGAGGATGAGGGAAGCAGTAACAACAGAGCATGAGCAAAATTATAATCTTCCATTATTCCCATCATTTCCAACTCTTTCTTCCTTATTTATCCAAGGTTGCCCTATAAGGTCCATAATGGCAGACGTAGCACCAGGGAGCCAAACAACACCCTccccttcctctctcttttccaCTCTCTCCAAATTGAAGTATCTTAGCCTTTCTTTTTTAGTGGAACTTGAATATCTGCCAGAGGAGTGGCTGCAAAACCTAACTTCTCTTAAGCTTCTGAGTATTTCGTACTGTTTTGAACTACAAATATCCATGTCTCCACTCTTTCAACATCTCGCCGCgcttgaatatatgaagattgaTAAGTGCAAAGAACTTATCAGCAATGAGGATGAAGAGGGCGCGCAATGCCTTGGACCTACAATACTTCGTCATCTACAAATAAAAGAAGTTACAAACTTGGTGTCTCTCCCAAAGGCGCTTAGGCATGCTACCGCTCTGCAATTGCTTAACATTGAGAAATGCCCTAGTTTGGAGTCTTTACCAGAGTGGATAGCCGACCTCACTTCTCTTCAACGACTTCAGATCTACAAATGTGACAATTTAATATCACTGCCTGAAGGGATGCATTGCCTCACCTCCCTGCGTCATTTGACAATTGCGAGGTGCCCTCGCTTGGAGGAAAGATGTAAAGAAGAAATAGGAGAGGATTGGCCAAAAATTGCTCACATCCCAAACTTTTCGAATAAGTGGGAACCAATATTCTTCAGGTTTTGA